One window of the Felis catus isolate Fca126 chromosome E3, F.catus_Fca126_mat1.0, whole genome shotgun sequence genome contains the following:
- the MOSPD3 gene encoding motile sperm domain-containing protein 3 isoform X1: MTGAVRRKCRNGLLGRWQPQSSHKLIGSSRLQALSPGLCLRMSHRTQPACAPPPSGLVPVLVFPPDLVFRADQRSGPRQLLTLYNPTGAALRFRVLCTAPAKYTVFDAEGYVKPQSCIDIVIRHVAPIPSHYDVQDRFRIELSEEGAEGRVVGRKDITSILRAPAYPLELQGQPDPTPHPGPPSWTAPPTARHFPENPHPQLATSSFLLFLLTGIVSVAFLLLPLQDELGSQLPQILHVSLGQKLVAAYILGLLTMVFLRT; encoded by the exons ATGACAGGGGCCGTACGGCGGAAGTGTAGAAATGGTCTCTTGGGAAGATGGCAGCCTCAGTCCAGCCACAAGTTGATTGGCAG CTCTAGACTCCAGGCCCTGTCCCCTGGGCTCTGCCTTCGGATGTCCCACCGTACACAGCCTGCAT GCGCCCCTCCTCCCTCGGGACTTGTCCCGGTCCTCGTCTTTCCCCCGGACCTAGTATTCAGGGCGGACCAGCGGAGTGGACCCCGGCAGCTGCTGACCCTCTATAACCCCACGGGAGCTGCGCTTCGCTTCCGAG TCCTGTGCACAGCACCTGCCAAATATACGGTGTTTGACGCAGAAGGATACGTGAAACCTCAATCCTGCATTGACAT TGTGATTCGCCACGTGGCCCCCATTCCCAGCCACTATGACGTCCAGGACCGCTTCCGCATTGAGCTGTCTGAGGAGGGAGCTGAGGGTCGAGTGGTGGGGCGCAAGGACATCACCTCGATTCTGAGGGCCCCAGCCTACCCTCTTGAGCTTCAGGGACAGCCTGACCCAACGCCCCACCCAGGGCCTCCTTCCTGGACAGCACCACCCACGGCCAGACACTTCCCCGAGA ACCCCCATCCACAACTGGCCAccagctccttcctcctcttcttgctGACGGGCATAGTCTCCGTGGCCTTCCTGCTGCTCCCGCTCCAGGACGAACTTGGCAGCCAGCTGCCCCAAATCCTGCACGTCTCCCTGGGACAGAAGTTGGTGGCGGCCTACATCTTGG gcctccTCACCATGGTGTTCCTTCGGACCTGA
- the MOSPD3 gene encoding motile sperm domain-containing protein 3 isoform X2 has protein sequence MRRGAPQDQELVGPGAPARGSRGAPPPSGLVPVLVFPPDLVFRADQRSGPRQLLTLYNPTGAALRFRVLCTAPAKYTVFDAEGYVKPQSCIDIVIRHVAPIPSHYDVQDRFRIELSEEGAEGRVVGRKDITSILRAPAYPLELQGQPDPTPHPGPPSWTAPPTARHFPENPHPQLATSSFLLFLLTGIVSVAFLLLPLQDELGSQLPQILHVSLGQKLVAAYILGLLTMVFLRT, from the exons ATGCGCCGTGGGGCGCCCCAGGACCAGGAGCTGGTGGGCCCGGGGGCTCCTGCGCGGGGGTCCCGGGGCGCCCCTCCTCCCTCGGGACTTGTCCCGGTCCTCGTCTTTCCCCCGGACCTAGTATTCAGGGCGGACCAGCGGAGTGGACCCCGGCAGCTGCTGACCCTCTATAACCCCACGGGAGCTGCGCTTCGCTTCCGAG TCCTGTGCACAGCACCTGCCAAATATACGGTGTTTGACGCAGAAGGATACGTGAAACCTCAATCCTGCATTGACAT TGTGATTCGCCACGTGGCCCCCATTCCCAGCCACTATGACGTCCAGGACCGCTTCCGCATTGAGCTGTCTGAGGAGGGAGCTGAGGGTCGAGTGGTGGGGCGCAAGGACATCACCTCGATTCTGAGGGCCCCAGCCTACCCTCTTGAGCTTCAGGGACAGCCTGACCCAACGCCCCACCCAGGGCCTCCTTCCTGGACAGCACCACCCACGGCCAGACACTTCCCCGAGA ACCCCCATCCACAACTGGCCAccagctccttcctcctcttcttgctGACGGGCATAGTCTCCGTGGCCTTCCTGCTGCTCCCGCTCCAGGACGAACTTGGCAGCCAGCTGCCCCAAATCCTGCACGTCTCCCTGGGACAGAAGTTGGTGGCGGCCTACATCTTGG gcctccTCACCATGGTGTTCCTTCGGACCTGA